From the genome of Adhaeribacter pallidiroseus:
TACGGTTCCCGGGCGAAAGACGGGGTAGTAATGATTACCACCAAAAGCAAAGGCGAAGGCAAAGGGCTAGGCATTGAATACAACACCAACTTTACCACCGAAACCCCGCTCGATTTCTCGGATTTTCAGTACGAATACGGGCAGGGCGAAGGCGGTGTCCGGCCCCAGGCGCCTAATCCCTTATCCGGCGTATGGAGCTTTGGCGAAAAGTTTCAGCCCGGCATGACCCAGATTTTGTTCGACGGTGAAACCTGGCCCTACGAACCGGTGCGCAACCGCATCCGCAAATTTTACAACGTAGGCACGAACTTTACCAATACGGTACGGGTATCGAACAACGGCGAAAACGGCGGCTTTAGCTTATCGTTCGCCAACCTCGACAGCAAGAGCATTGTGCCGAATTCCAAGTTCAACCGCAAAACCATTAACCTGGGCTTTAACCAGAATATTTCTAAAAAACTGTCTACCTCGGGTAATTTAAACTACTCCAACGAGTACAACAGAAACCCGCCCCAGATTAACGGTCAGGAATTTGCCACGCCTACCGTAGTTATGACTTTGGCCAACTCCATGCCTTTTGAAGCCTTGGAGCAAAACCAGTTATTGCCGAATGGTTACGAGTTTCCGTTTGCCCGCTTTCTGGTGCGCAACAACCCGTACTACGCCGTTAACCAGCATTTCGAAAACATTCGCCGCGACCGGATTTTCGGGAATATTGCATTAAAATACCAGTTCACGGATTGGCTGTACCTGCAGGGCCGCATTGCCCAGGATTATTACTCCCGCGACCAGGATTATAACGTGCCCAACGGTTACGCCGCTATTGCGCCCGCTCCGGTTGGTTTTATCAACGGCAGCTATACCCAGGATGTCCGGCGGTTCCGGGAACGCAACTACGATTTTATACTGGGCGGTAACCGCACCTTTGGCGATATTGGGGTAGATGTGACCTTGGGCGGCAATACCCGTTATGTGCGCACCGATTATAACAGCGTAACCGTGCAGGACTTTATTCAGCCGGGCCTATACACCGTGATGAACGGCCGGGTGAAAAATCCTTTCTACAGCTTATCCGAACGTAAAGTAAATTCGTTGTACGGCGCGGCTACTTTTTCTTTCCGGGAATTTTTATACCTGAACGTTACCGCCCGCAACGACTGGTTCTCGACTTTAGCGCCGCAAAACCGCAGCATTTTGTACCCATCGGTTACCGGTAGTTTCGTGTTCTCGCAGGCTTTCGAAAGTTTACCGGCCTGGCTTTCCTTCGGTAAGTTACGGGCCGCTTACGCCGAAGTGGGCGACGACAACGTAGCGCCTTATTCCAATGCTTTGTATTACAGTGTCAACAACAACTTATTCCCGAATCCGTCGGGCCAGGTAGTACCGGTGGGCGGCATCAACACGTCTACCATTCCGAACCCGAACCTGAAACCTTTGCGCGTAGCCGAAGCCGAAGTGGGTTTAGAATTAAAATTATTTAACAACGCCATTGGTTTCGACATTGCTTACTACCGCAAAATAACCAACGATCAAATTCTGGCCGCCCAGGTTTCTGATGCGTCGTCGTACACCAACCGCTTAATCAACGTGGGTAAAAGCATGAACAAAGGCGTGGAAATGCTCATCTCGGCTTCGCCGGTAAATACCCCGGCTTTTAAATGGGACGTCAGCTTTAACGCTTCGTACAACACTTCCGAAGTATTAACCCTGGGCTTAAACGCCGCCGACACCATGATTGTGGTGGGTGGTTCTGGGGGTACAACGTTACGCCAGGTAGTAGGCAAACCCATTGGCCAGTTGTATACTTTCAGCTACCTCCGCGACGACCAGGGCCGCCAGGTGTTTAATAAAACCAGCGGTACGCCGGTACGGGGCGGGCTGATAAACGTGGGCAGTGCTTTACCGAAATACTTTGGCGGTATCACCAACACTTTCACCTTTAAAGGCGTGAGCCTTTCTACCCTCATCGACTTTAAGCTGGGCCACAAAATGATTGGCGGCTCCAACATGAACTACCTGCGCCACGGCTTACACAAGCGTACCTTAGTAGGTCGCGCCGAAGGCTACGTAATTGGTCAGGGCGTAAACCCCGACGGCGAAGTAAATACGGCCCGTTCGCCGGTGCAGCCTTTCTACGAGTGGCCCAACGCCAACGGGGTATTCGAGGATTTTGTGTACAACGCCGGCTTCTGGAAATTGCGCCAGATTACGCTCAGCTACGATTTCACGAAGTTTTTACCTAACAAATTTTTCATCAAAGGTTTGCGTTTCAGCGCCGTGGCCAACAACGTGGCCGTGCTGAAAAAATGGACCGAAAACATGGATCCCGAACAGGTAAATAACGCCTCCGATAACCAGACCGGTTTAGATTTCTGGCCGAGCTTGCCTTTAACCCGCAGTTTAGGATTTAACCTCAATGTTAAATTTTAAAATTCAAGGCTAAAAAGATTAATGAACAGCAAAAGATCTGGAATCATGAAAAATTTTAAAATTTATATAATAGGCCTGCTTACCATTTTTGGAAGCTTGTCTGGTTGCGACGAAGGGTTCGACGAACTGAACACCAATAAAGTAGACCCCACTACGCTAACGCCTTCTTTCCTGATGAATAATGCCATTATCAATACCTCGTTTCAGGATGGTTTTGGTACGCTGGTGCATTTGTCGTACACTTTCCCGATTGTGCAGCAAATTGTAACGCCGTTTGGCAGCTCGCTATCCGGGGGTAATTACAACCAGAACAACGTGGATAATACCGCCCGCATCTGGACGACTTATTACCGGACCGTGGTGCGCGATATTGTGGATGTGATTCAAAAAACCCAGGGTGTAGAAGCCAGCTCCAACACCTACCACGCGGCCCGGATCTGGAAAGCCTACGTTTTTCAGATGCTCACCGATACCTACGGCGATGTACCTTATTTTGAAGCGGGTAAAGGTTTTTCCGAAGAAATTATTTCCCCGAAATACGACTCTCAGGAAGCTATTTACAAAGATATTTTAAAAGAACTCGACGAAGCTTCGGCGGCGTTAGACGCGGCCAAAACCGCCGACCCTACTGATATCTTGTACGGCGGCAACGTTATTAAATGGAAGCGTTTTGGCTACTCGCTGATGTTACGCGCCGCCATGCGCCTGACCAAAGCCGACCCCACCCTGGCCCAAACCTACGTAGCCAAAGCCGTGGCCGGGGGAGTGATGCAGGCCAACGCCGATAATGCGGCCACTCGCCACACGGCGCTGTACGTAAACTGGCTCGCCGACCATTTAGGCGCCCGCGAAAAAGCTAATTATTACTTAGCCGCGCCGTTTGTAGATTATTTAAAAACCACCAACGATCCGCGGTTAAAAGCCATTGCCGTGCG
Proteins encoded in this window:
- a CDS encoding SusC/RagA family TonB-linked outer membrane protein, translated to MKKALQLILVLLMLCWLPAQAQNDQITGRVTGPDKVGLPGVSIQISGTNQGTVTDADGKFTLAAPGNATLIFSYIGYTNQTVNVNNRSVLDITLSSDTKALDEVVVTALGIKREAKTLGYATATVNADQIAVNRTPNVMSGLQGKMAGVNISTMATGPGGTSKIRIRGQSSFGNQNSPLIVINGVPVDNSNYALGGNFGNRIANNSDGGDGLQSINPDDIESMTVLKGATAAALYGSRAKDGVVMITTKSKGEGKGLGIEYNTNFTTETPLDFSDFQYEYGQGEGGVRPQAPNPLSGVWSFGEKFQPGMTQILFDGETWPYEPVRNRIRKFYNVGTNFTNTVRVSNNGENGGFSLSFANLDSKSIVPNSKFNRKTINLGFNQNISKKLSTSGNLNYSNEYNRNPPQINGQEFATPTVVMTLANSMPFEALEQNQLLPNGYEFPFARFLVRNNPYYAVNQHFENIRRDRIFGNIALKYQFTDWLYLQGRIAQDYYSRDQDYNVPNGYAAIAPAPVGFINGSYTQDVRRFRERNYDFILGGNRTFGDIGVDVTLGGNTRYVRTDYNSVTVQDFIQPGLYTVMNGRVKNPFYSLSERKVNSLYGAATFSFREFLYLNVTARNDWFSTLAPQNRSILYPSVTGSFVFSQAFESLPAWLSFGKLRAAYAEVGDDNVAPYSNALYYSVNNNLFPNPSGQVVPVGGINTSTIPNPNLKPLRVAEAEVGLELKLFNNAIGFDIAYYRKITNDQILAAQVSDASSYTNRLINVGKSMNKGVEMLISASPVNTPAFKWDVSFNASYNTSEVLTLGLNAADTMIVVGGSGGTTLRQVVGKPIGQLYTFSYLRDDQGRQVFNKTSGTPVRGGLINVGSALPKYFGGITNTFTFKGVSLSTLIDFKLGHKMIGGSNMNYLRHGLHKRTLVGRAEGYVIGQGVNPDGEVNTARSPVQPFYEWPNANGVFEDFVYNAGFWKLRQITLSYDFTKFLPNKFFIKGLRFSAVANNVAVLKKWTENMDPEQVNNASDNQTGLDFWPSLPLTRSLGFNLNVKF
- a CDS encoding SusD/RagB family nutrient-binding outer membrane lipoprotein — translated: MKNFKIYIIGLLTIFGSLSGCDEGFDELNTNKVDPTTLTPSFLMNNAIINTSFQDGFGTLVHLSYTFPIVQQIVTPFGSSLSGGNYNQNNVDNTARIWTTYYRTVVRDIVDVIQKTQGVEASSNTYHAARIWKAYVFQMLTDTYGDVPYFEAGKGFSEEIISPKYDSQEAIYKDILKELDEASAALDAAKTADPTDILYGGNVIKWKRFGYSLMLRAAMRLTKADPTLAQTYVAKAVAGGVMQANADNAATRHTALYVNWLADHLGAREKANYYLAAPFVDYLKTTNDPRLKAIAVRYVGAKSGSEQVIARATTDPSQQIGMPMGYDNVSIAQTFPTLGVASLWDFSQVNINTVLNRTAAPTYHVTHAQTQLLLAEAAVRGWVTGDPATYFTNGVTANLEQFAEYGANAAIPSADIQAYVQAHPLDVSTTEKSLEQINTQYWVASFLNGSELFANFRRSGYPALAPNPYPGREITEEAFIRRLNYPDTELVVNQANVNEALTRQGPNKLDVRVWWDKK